The following are encoded in a window of Astyanax mexicanus isolate ESR-SI-001 chromosome 6, AstMex3_surface, whole genome shotgun sequence genomic DNA:
- the atn1 gene encoding atrophin-1 isoform X3 — MKTRTHKDPMPVRSGRRRGGSEERRGRRPHPSPSRAERTERQTQRAAGEELAVGCFSRRSQGHDSSESEGEDLVPPPKRQKVQDSLPNAPTSTHSTDTTTAAPNPTTCNSQSRESDNEDGQSQGSRSSVGGSLANSSSSISSGRDIDQDNRSSSPSLSASPLASLDSESDSPDSPKQGSKTKDGGASKSGGEERRGAGRAEESGNGERKDGESGTEVDLSSLKSPASLCPPQRGDSAGVGVSDSGSRKPYFSLDSKLPLKMEFSGPIGSDSLHGCGRINPKTVSQCGGKAGVGGTEYPHGNPSVGHAPPLPPPPALKPLEAGQSIPVDIKTEKAEKCDKTAPPSLLPQTGSLPQQTPPPPHTHHYSPTTWSGGHVSNCPGSWGYNRYPGVHHAPPVQQQQLPSVYNPPSSNRHQSHPPYLPHPHPHPHREYLPRYGGPTERERSVREFGIKDGASSTNSCVNTCSTGTSGSNMGRDFGNQTPSQNRDYGNIGSLPPSRDGPPGGRDYGPGFRERDVGRDFPLPNQQHLAQSREFGPGGPGVGGCHPRDKEGRWGEFAGQMRETGGNSNPSNNSQGNVSTPSTGLPSAQLLNREPPNSPQNSSAHPPLSTSNSVTPNKDYQSSAEVSVQQPGQGQSPQAPSSGTDAPPTGHFLRDYPPPGAPPSSIPHPGASREYPSPTGLAPNLGRDYAGGPPVSHPSHSHYGLQSASLAMQSRERERERERESGAPAALYPNRSHPPSLSPSSSSSSHGHPTATPYPPPPLPPHPPTSHGQAPPPPTLTGSHSRPGPYPSSNQSPPKPISPLPSPSTNQIGVFPPFPPTSAPASNVPLPASGAATSCLTGCRPAPYHGTLNSHAPFTSSYHSSANNSNALATSNTNNVIPNSSSSTNSHVQLHSPQHSKIQPHLCSSSQPTAAPPTSAGTDGHSDSSSCPLPPVIKEEPVEEREETESPPPVLRSPSPEPKPVDIPIHASQSARFHRVLDRGTGNSCARTDVLFVPLDGSKLWKKRNEAIERARREVEQRARDLREKERERERERERERDLERHLQKESNCSSNAGLAAAGARQGSSLFFSPPSSILLDPSSSSSPCVNPSHPAVHAQQHAAHHAAHVHSLHPSLSHSIPHSLLLPSMAGGSAVMAGPQGHLGIGLGGPYLGPDTPALRTLSEYARPHAMSPLGAASRAQAHHHHLHPHPHAHVHPSLFLPQFQNPALAHPHHLPADAATAAAILGFLYGGGLEGAPPHPGVGPGPGGMAGPGLGGVGFPHAVAAHRERVKSGFEFKSEERVYDPALPLAHTHSHTHSHSLLLAGGAGGGAPASEVALYGTPPPPAPPPQAIATAPRNPNPIPQPLSAPPTSSLLPPSLPAHAPPPVAPSAPAPPAPPPPPAPPPPPPPSASSHHHPSPHSSHSTPHPAPQAPPPEGYSTPSRTPPSTERARSVERERERERDRVLTSGERERERERERERERVVPAGGTGGGGGTAGGGERGGGSGGGGGERGGGSGGGGERERESLGRLQMLNVTPHHHQHSHIHSHLHLHQQDTAAGGVHPLMDPLTTGAPLTRLPYPGATLGPPIITHPLTDSEVLRQQLFGGPFRELPQPSSLGGSMSAAHQLQAMQQAQNAELQIQRLALEQQWIHHHHHHSLTQDEFYSHLKKESDKTL, encoded by the exons ATGAAAACCAGAACCCACAAAGACCCG ATGCCCGTGCGTAGTGGGCGTAGGAGGGGGGGCAGCGAGGAGAGGAGGGGCAGACGTCCTCACCCCAGCCCCTCTCGAGCAGAACGAACTGAAAGACAAACA CAGAGAGCCGCAGGAGAGGAGCTGGCTGTGGGATGCTTCAGCAGGCGCTCTCAGGGACATGATTCGTCTGAAAGCGAGGGAGAGGACCTTGTACCTCCGCCAAAGAGGCAGAAAGTTCAG GACTCGTTGCCTAATGCCCCAACTTCAACCCATTCAACTGACACCACAACTGCAGCCCCAAACCCAACCACGTGCAACAGCCAATCACGGGAGAGTGACAACGAAGATGGCCAGTCACAAGGCAGCCGCAGCTCAGTCGGTGGGAGTCTAGCTAATagtagcagtagcattagcagtgGGCGGGACATTGATCAAGACAATCGGTCATCTTCCCCAAGTCTCTCTGCCTCCCCGCTGGCCAGTCTGGATTCTGAGTCGGACTCCCCGGACTCACCAAAGCAAGGCAGTAAGACTAAGGACGGGGGAGCGTCTAAATCCGGAGGGGAAGAAAGGAGGGGAGCAGGGAGGGCAGAGGAGAGTGGCAATGGGGAACGCAAAGATGGCGAGAGTGGGACTGAGGTAGATTTATCCTCCCTGAAATCACCAGCTTCCCTCTGTCCTCCCCAACGCGGAGACTCTGCAGGCGTCGGCGTAAGCGACAGTGGCAGCAGGAAGCCGTACTTCTCACTCGACTCCAAACTGCCACTGAAAATGGAGTTTTCCGGGCCCATAGGCAGTGATTCTCTGCACGGCTGTGGCCGCATTAACCCCAAAACTGTCTCACAGTGTGGAGGCAAGGCAGGAGTGGGAGGGACAGAATATCCCCATGGAAACCCTAGTGTTGGCCATGCACCCCCACTCCCCCCTCCACCTGCTCTAAAGCCTCTGGAGGCAGGGCAGAGCATTCCAGTTGAcattaaaacagaaaaagcagAGAAGTGTGACAAGACCGCCCCACCCTCTCTGCTCCCACAGACTGGCTCCTTACCGCAGCAAACCCcgcctcctccacacacacatcactacagTCCCACTACCTGGTCAGGTGGACATGTCTCCAATTGCCCTGGCAGTTGGGGATACAACCGTTACCCAGGTGTTCATCATGCACCTCCTGTGCAACAGCAGCAGCTGCCATCTGTGTACAACCCTCCTTCATCCAATCGTCACCAGTCTCACCCACCTTACCTGCCTCATCCACATCCCCATCCACACAGGGAGTACCTTCCCAGGTATGGTGGGCCGACAGAGAGGGAAAGGTCTGTGAGGGAATTTGGTATTAAGGACGGAGCTTCAAGCACAAACAGCTGTGTCAATACCTGCAGCACCGGTACAAGTGGTTCCAACATGGGTCGGGACTTTGGAAATCAAACACCAAGCCAGAACCGGGACTACGGAAACATTGGATCTCTGCCACCAAGCCGGGATGGACCTCCAGGAGGTCGGGATTATGGTCCAGGTTTTAGAGAGCGGGATGTTGGAAGAGACTTTCCTTTGCCAAACCAACAGCACCTAGCACAGAGCCGAGAGTTTGGACCTGGAGGGCCAGGAGTGGGAGGGTGTCATCCCAGAGATAAAGAAGGCAGATGGGGAGAGTTTGCGGGGCAGATGAGAGAAACAGGGGGAAACAGTAATCCCAGTAACAACAGCCAAGGGAATGTTAGCACCCCAAGCACTGGTTTGCCTTCTGCGCAGCTGCTGAATCGCGAACCACCAAATTCCCCCCAGAACAGCTCAGCCCATCCTCCTTTGTCCACTTCGAACTCAGTCACCCCAAACAAAGACTATCAGTCTTCAGCAGAGGTCAGTGTGCAGCAGCCCGGGCAGGGGCAGTCCCCTCAAGCTCCCTCCTCCGGAACAGACGCTCCCCCCACAGGACACTTCTTAAGGGATTACCCTCCTCCAGGGGCACCCCCTTCATCTATCCCTCATCCTGGTGCATCCAGGGAGTACCCCAGCCCTACTGGACTTGCTCCAAATCTTGGTCGAGACTATGCAGGCGGACCCCCGGTTTCCCACCCATCACACTCACACTACGGACTCCAGTCGGCCAGTTTGGCCATGCAGTCCAGAGAGcgtgagagggaaagagagagagagagcggtgctCCGGCTGCCCTCTATCCCAATCGCAGTCATCCACCATCCCTTTCTCCATCTTCGTCTTCCTCTTCACATGGACATCCAACTGCCACCCCTTACCCCCCTCCCCCTCTTCCCCCTCATCCTCCTACATCCCATGGACAGGCCCCGCCTCCTCCCACACTTACAGGCAGTCATTCACGCCCAGGTCCGTACCCCTCATCCAATCAGAGCCCGCCGAAACCCATCTCTCCGCTTCCTAGcccctcaaccaatcagattggaGTATTCCCTCCATTTCCACCAACTTCTGCTCCTGCATCGAACGTACCACTTCCTGCATCAGGTGCAGCCACTTCCTGTCTCACTGGCTGCAGACCTGCCCCCTATCATGGCACTTTAAATAGTCACGCCCCTTTTACTAGCTCTTACCATAGCAGTGCTAACAATAGCAACGCTTTGGCGACAAGCAATACGAACAACGTCATTCCCAACAGCAGCAGTAGCACTAACAGCCACGTGCAGTTGCACTCTCCTCAGCACTCCAAAATTCAGCCACATCTGTGCAGCTCTTCCCAACCAACTGCAGCACCACCCACATCCGCAGGAACAGACGGACACTCTGATTCATCCTCCTGTCCTTTGCCGCCCGTCATAAAGGAGGAGCCAGTAGAGGAAAGGGAGGAGACCGAGAGTCCGCCCCCTGTTCTCAGAAGCCCCTCCCCAGAGCCAAAACCTGTTGACATTCCAATTCACGCCAGCCAATCAGCTCG GTTCCACAGGGTACTTGACCGAGGCACGGGGAACTCGTGTGCCCGCACAGACGTTCTCTTTGTTCCTTTGGATGGTTCTAAGCTTTGGAAGAAGAGGAACGAGGCCATTGAGCGGGCCCGCAGAGAAGTGGAGCAGAGAGCACGAGatctgagggagaaagagagggaacgagagagggagagagagagagagagggacctgGAGAGACACTTGCAG AAGGAGAGtaactgcagctctaatgcaggtCTGGCTGCTGCGGGTGCACGTCAGggctcctctctctttttctcccctcCTTCCTCCATCCTCCTGGAcccttcctcatcctcctctccctgcGTGAACCCGTCACACCCCGCGGTCCACGCACAGCAACATGCTGCCCACCATGCAGCCCATGTCCACTCCCTgcacccctccctctctcactctatccCCCACTCCCTCCTCCTGCCCTCTATGGCTGGGGGATCAGCGGTAATGGCGGGCCCCCAGGGGCACCTGGGGATCGGGCTCGGAGGGCCCTATCTGGGTCCCGATACACCGGCGCTAAGGACGCTAAGTGAATATGCCCGTCCCCATGCCATGTCTCCACTTGGCGCCGCCAGCCGAGCGCAGGCCCACCACCATCACCTACACCCCCACCCACACGCCCATGTACACCCATCACTCTTTTTACCCCAATTCCAAAACCCAGCACTCGCCCACCCACACCACCTCCCAGCAGACGCAGCCACGGCGGCCGCGATCCTGGGGTTTCTTTACGGCGGAGGACTGGAGGGAGCCCCCCCTCACCCCGGAGTGGGACCTGGGCCTGGGGGCATGGCAGGACCAGGACTAGGTGGGGTTGGCTTTCCCCATGCAGTGGCGGCGCACAGAGAGCGGGTGAAGTCCGGGTTTGAGTTTAAAAGTGAGGAGCGCGTGTACGACCCGGCACTGCCACTTGCACACacgcactcgcacacacactctcactctctgctGCTGGCAGGCGGGGCTGGAGGTGGAGCCCCAGCCAGTGAGGTTGCACTTTACGGAACGCCTCCGCCTCCGGCCCCGCCCCCACAAGCCATCGCCACCGCACCCAGAAATCCAAACCCAATCCCCCAGCCTCTTTCAGCCCCCCCAACTTCGTCTTTACTGCCTCCCTCCCTTCCTGCCCATGCCCCCCCTCCCGTGGCACCTTCCGCTCCGGCCCCGcccgcaccgcctcctcctccagccccgcctccacctcctccaccctcaGCCTCCTCTCACCATCACCCTTCCCCTCACTCTTCACACTCCACCCCCCACCCCGCCCCACAGGCCCCGCCCCCTGAAGGATACTCCACCCCAAGCCGTACCCCACCCAGCACGGAGCGAGCGAGGAGCGtggagagggagcgagagagggagagagacagagtgctGACCAGTGGAGAGAGGGAGCGCGAGagggaaagggaaagagagagggagagagttgtGCCAGCAGGAGGCACAGGAGGAGGTGGGGGAACAGCAGGAGGAGGTGAAAGGGGAGGAGgatctggaggaggaggaggtgaaagGGGAGGAGgatctggaggaggaggagaaagagagagagagtcattggGAAGACTGCAGATGCTGAATGTGACTCCGCATCATCACCAGCACTCGCATATACACTCTCACCTGCATCTGCACCAGCAGGATACAG
- the atn1 gene encoding atrophin-1 isoform X2, producing the protein MKTRTHKDPMPVRSGRRRGGSEERRGRRPHPSPSRAERTERQTRAAGEELAVGCFSRRSQGHDSSESEGEDLVPPPKRQKVQDSLPNAPTSTHSTDTTTAAPNPTTCNSQSRESDNEDGQSQGSRSSVGGSLANSSSSISSGRDIDQDNRSSSPSLSASPLASLDSESDSPDSPKQGSKTKDGGASKSGGEERRGAGRAEESGNGERKDGESGTEVDLSSLKSPASLCPPQRGDSAGVGVSDSGSRKPYFSLDSKLPLKMEFSGPIGSDSLHGCGRINPKTVSQCGGKAGVGGTEYPHGNPSVGHAPPLPPPPALKPLEAGQSIPVDIKTEKAEKCDKTAPPSLLPQTGSLPQQTPPPPHTHHYSPTTWSGGHVSNCPGSWGYNRYPGVHHAPPVQQQQLPSVYNPPSSNRHQSHPPYLPHPHPHPHREYLPRYGGPTERERSVREFGIKDGASSTNSCVNTCSTGTSGSNMGRDFGNQTPSQNRDYGNIGSLPPSRDGPPGGRDYGPGFRERDVGRDFPLPNQQHLAQSREFGPGGPGVGGCHPRDKEGRWGEFAGQMRETGGNSNPSNNSQGNVSTPSTGLPSAQLLNREPPNSPQNSSAHPPLSTSNSVTPNKDYQSSAEVSVQQPGQGQSPQAPSSGTDAPPTGHFLRDYPPPGAPPSSIPHPGASREYPSPTGLAPNLGRDYAGGPPVSHPSHSHYGLQSASLAMQSRERERERERESGAPAALYPNRSHPPSLSPSSSSSSHGHPTATPYPPPPLPPHPPTSHGQAPPPPTLTGSHSRPGPYPSSNQSPPKPISPLPSPSTNQIGVFPPFPPTSAPASNVPLPASGAATSCLTGCRPAPYHGTLNSHAPFTSSYHSSANNSNALATSNTNNVIPNSSSSTNSHVQLHSPQHSKIQPHLCSSSQPTAAPPTSAGTDGHSDSSSCPLPPVIKEEPVEEREETESPPPVLRSPSPEPKPVDIPIHASQSARFHRVLDRGTGNSCARTDVLFVPLDGSKLWKKRNEAIERARREVEQRARDLREKERERERERERERDLERHLQQKESNCSSNAGLAAAGARQGSSLFFSPPSSILLDPSSSSSPCVNPSHPAVHAQQHAAHHAAHVHSLHPSLSHSIPHSLLLPSMAGGSAVMAGPQGHLGIGLGGPYLGPDTPALRTLSEYARPHAMSPLGAASRAQAHHHHLHPHPHAHVHPSLFLPQFQNPALAHPHHLPADAATAAAILGFLYGGGLEGAPPHPGVGPGPGGMAGPGLGGVGFPHAVAAHRERVKSGFEFKSEERVYDPALPLAHTHSHTHSHSLLLAGGAGGGAPASEVALYGTPPPPAPPPQAIATAPRNPNPIPQPLSAPPTSSLLPPSLPAHAPPPVAPSAPAPPAPPPPPAPPPPPPPSASSHHHPSPHSSHSTPHPAPQAPPPEGYSTPSRTPPSTERARSVERERERERDRVLTSGERERERERERERERVVPAGGTGGGGGTAGGGERGGGSGGGGGERGGGSGGGGERERESLGRLQMLNVTPHHHQHSHIHSHLHLHQQDTAAGGVHPLMDPLTTGAPLTRLPYPGATLGPPIITHPLTDSEVLRQQLFGGPFRELPQPSSLGGSMSAAHQLQAMQQAQNAELQIQRLALEQQWIHHHHHHSLTQDEFYSHLKKESDKTL; encoded by the exons ATGAAAACCAGAACCCACAAAGACCCG ATGCCCGTGCGTAGTGGGCGTAGGAGGGGGGGCAGCGAGGAGAGGAGGGGCAGACGTCCTCACCCCAGCCCCTCTCGAGCAGAACGAACTGAAAGACAAACA AGAGCCGCAGGAGAGGAGCTGGCTGTGGGATGCTTCAGCAGGCGCTCTCAGGGACATGATTCGTCTGAAAGCGAGGGAGAGGACCTTGTACCTCCGCCAAAGAGGCAGAAAGTTCAG GACTCGTTGCCTAATGCCCCAACTTCAACCCATTCAACTGACACCACAACTGCAGCCCCAAACCCAACCACGTGCAACAGCCAATCACGGGAGAGTGACAACGAAGATGGCCAGTCACAAGGCAGCCGCAGCTCAGTCGGTGGGAGTCTAGCTAATagtagcagtagcattagcagtgGGCGGGACATTGATCAAGACAATCGGTCATCTTCCCCAAGTCTCTCTGCCTCCCCGCTGGCCAGTCTGGATTCTGAGTCGGACTCCCCGGACTCACCAAAGCAAGGCAGTAAGACTAAGGACGGGGGAGCGTCTAAATCCGGAGGGGAAGAAAGGAGGGGAGCAGGGAGGGCAGAGGAGAGTGGCAATGGGGAACGCAAAGATGGCGAGAGTGGGACTGAGGTAGATTTATCCTCCCTGAAATCACCAGCTTCCCTCTGTCCTCCCCAACGCGGAGACTCTGCAGGCGTCGGCGTAAGCGACAGTGGCAGCAGGAAGCCGTACTTCTCACTCGACTCCAAACTGCCACTGAAAATGGAGTTTTCCGGGCCCATAGGCAGTGATTCTCTGCACGGCTGTGGCCGCATTAACCCCAAAACTGTCTCACAGTGTGGAGGCAAGGCAGGAGTGGGAGGGACAGAATATCCCCATGGAAACCCTAGTGTTGGCCATGCACCCCCACTCCCCCCTCCACCTGCTCTAAAGCCTCTGGAGGCAGGGCAGAGCATTCCAGTTGAcattaaaacagaaaaagcagAGAAGTGTGACAAGACCGCCCCACCCTCTCTGCTCCCACAGACTGGCTCCTTACCGCAGCAAACCCcgcctcctccacacacacatcactacagTCCCACTACCTGGTCAGGTGGACATGTCTCCAATTGCCCTGGCAGTTGGGGATACAACCGTTACCCAGGTGTTCATCATGCACCTCCTGTGCAACAGCAGCAGCTGCCATCTGTGTACAACCCTCCTTCATCCAATCGTCACCAGTCTCACCCACCTTACCTGCCTCATCCACATCCCCATCCACACAGGGAGTACCTTCCCAGGTATGGTGGGCCGACAGAGAGGGAAAGGTCTGTGAGGGAATTTGGTATTAAGGACGGAGCTTCAAGCACAAACAGCTGTGTCAATACCTGCAGCACCGGTACAAGTGGTTCCAACATGGGTCGGGACTTTGGAAATCAAACACCAAGCCAGAACCGGGACTACGGAAACATTGGATCTCTGCCACCAAGCCGGGATGGACCTCCAGGAGGTCGGGATTATGGTCCAGGTTTTAGAGAGCGGGATGTTGGAAGAGACTTTCCTTTGCCAAACCAACAGCACCTAGCACAGAGCCGAGAGTTTGGACCTGGAGGGCCAGGAGTGGGAGGGTGTCATCCCAGAGATAAAGAAGGCAGATGGGGAGAGTTTGCGGGGCAGATGAGAGAAACAGGGGGAAACAGTAATCCCAGTAACAACAGCCAAGGGAATGTTAGCACCCCAAGCACTGGTTTGCCTTCTGCGCAGCTGCTGAATCGCGAACCACCAAATTCCCCCCAGAACAGCTCAGCCCATCCTCCTTTGTCCACTTCGAACTCAGTCACCCCAAACAAAGACTATCAGTCTTCAGCAGAGGTCAGTGTGCAGCAGCCCGGGCAGGGGCAGTCCCCTCAAGCTCCCTCCTCCGGAACAGACGCTCCCCCCACAGGACACTTCTTAAGGGATTACCCTCCTCCAGGGGCACCCCCTTCATCTATCCCTCATCCTGGTGCATCCAGGGAGTACCCCAGCCCTACTGGACTTGCTCCAAATCTTGGTCGAGACTATGCAGGCGGACCCCCGGTTTCCCACCCATCACACTCACACTACGGACTCCAGTCGGCCAGTTTGGCCATGCAGTCCAGAGAGcgtgagagggaaagagagagagagagcggtgctCCGGCTGCCCTCTATCCCAATCGCAGTCATCCACCATCCCTTTCTCCATCTTCGTCTTCCTCTTCACATGGACATCCAACTGCCACCCCTTACCCCCCTCCCCCTCTTCCCCCTCATCCTCCTACATCCCATGGACAGGCCCCGCCTCCTCCCACACTTACAGGCAGTCATTCACGCCCAGGTCCGTACCCCTCATCCAATCAGAGCCCGCCGAAACCCATCTCTCCGCTTCCTAGcccctcaaccaatcagattggaGTATTCCCTCCATTTCCACCAACTTCTGCTCCTGCATCGAACGTACCACTTCCTGCATCAGGTGCAGCCACTTCCTGTCTCACTGGCTGCAGACCTGCCCCCTATCATGGCACTTTAAATAGTCACGCCCCTTTTACTAGCTCTTACCATAGCAGTGCTAACAATAGCAACGCTTTGGCGACAAGCAATACGAACAACGTCATTCCCAACAGCAGCAGTAGCACTAACAGCCACGTGCAGTTGCACTCTCCTCAGCACTCCAAAATTCAGCCACATCTGTGCAGCTCTTCCCAACCAACTGCAGCACCACCCACATCCGCAGGAACAGACGGACACTCTGATTCATCCTCCTGTCCTTTGCCGCCCGTCATAAAGGAGGAGCCAGTAGAGGAAAGGGAGGAGACCGAGAGTCCGCCCCCTGTTCTCAGAAGCCCCTCCCCAGAGCCAAAACCTGTTGACATTCCAATTCACGCCAGCCAATCAGCTCG GTTCCACAGGGTACTTGACCGAGGCACGGGGAACTCGTGTGCCCGCACAGACGTTCTCTTTGTTCCTTTGGATGGTTCTAAGCTTTGGAAGAAGAGGAACGAGGCCATTGAGCGGGCCCGCAGAGAAGTGGAGCAGAGAGCACGAGatctgagggagaaagagagggaacgagagagggagagagagagagagagggacctgGAGAGACACTTGCAG CAGAAGGAGAGtaactgcagctctaatgcaggtCTGGCTGCTGCGGGTGCACGTCAGggctcctctctctttttctcccctcCTTCCTCCATCCTCCTGGAcccttcctcatcctcctctccctgcGTGAACCCGTCACACCCCGCGGTCCACGCACAGCAACATGCTGCCCACCATGCAGCCCATGTCCACTCCCTgcacccctccctctctcactctatccCCCACTCCCTCCTCCTGCCCTCTATGGCTGGGGGATCAGCGGTAATGGCGGGCCCCCAGGGGCACCTGGGGATCGGGCTCGGAGGGCCCTATCTGGGTCCCGATACACCGGCGCTAAGGACGCTAAGTGAATATGCCCGTCCCCATGCCATGTCTCCACTTGGCGCCGCCAGCCGAGCGCAGGCCCACCACCATCACCTACACCCCCACCCACACGCCCATGTACACCCATCACTCTTTTTACCCCAATTCCAAAACCCAGCACTCGCCCACCCACACCACCTCCCAGCAGACGCAGCCACGGCGGCCGCGATCCTGGGGTTTCTTTACGGCGGAGGACTGGAGGGAGCCCCCCCTCACCCCGGAGTGGGACCTGGGCCTGGGGGCATGGCAGGACCAGGACTAGGTGGGGTTGGCTTTCCCCATGCAGTGGCGGCGCACAGAGAGCGGGTGAAGTCCGGGTTTGAGTTTAAAAGTGAGGAGCGCGTGTACGACCCGGCACTGCCACTTGCACACacgcactcgcacacacactctcactctctgctGCTGGCAGGCGGGGCTGGAGGTGGAGCCCCAGCCAGTGAGGTTGCACTTTACGGAACGCCTCCGCCTCCGGCCCCGCCCCCACAAGCCATCGCCACCGCACCCAGAAATCCAAACCCAATCCCCCAGCCTCTTTCAGCCCCCCCAACTTCGTCTTTACTGCCTCCCTCCCTTCCTGCCCATGCCCCCCCTCCCGTGGCACCTTCCGCTCCGGCCCCGcccgcaccgcctcctcctccagccccgcctccacctcctccaccctcaGCCTCCTCTCACCATCACCCTTCCCCTCACTCTTCACACTCCACCCCCCACCCCGCCCCACAGGCCCCGCCCCCTGAAGGATACTCCACCCCAAGCCGTACCCCACCCAGCACGGAGCGAGCGAGGAGCGtggagagggagcgagagagggagagagacagagtgctGACCAGTGGAGAGAGGGAGCGCGAGagggaaagggaaagagagagggagagagttgtGCCAGCAGGAGGCACAGGAGGAGGTGGGGGAACAGCAGGAGGAGGTGAAAGGGGAGGAGgatctggaggaggaggaggtgaaagGGGAGGAGgatctggaggaggaggagaaagagagagagagtcattggGAAGACTGCAGATGCTGAATGTGACTCCGCATCATCACCAGCACTCGCATATACACTCTCACCTGCATCTGCACCAGCAGGATACAG